The DNA window AATCATAATACTGAGCAGCATCATTATTGATGTGTGTTTTAGACGCAGCATCGCAAAATTCTTCTCCACGATCAGTTGGAGGAACCATACCTTGGTACTTCTTAGCTAATTCCCACCATTTCTTATTAAATTGATCTTTTGGTAAGTTTTCAGCATATAAAGCATTTTCAAATTCGGTCATTACACCTGCAGAGAAAGGTAAAAACACAATATTACTTAATGCTTCTTTTAATAAATTTTGAGTTTCATCAATTTTTACATCAGCATCAACTAGGCCTTTGCCTTCTAAAAAAGGTTTTTGCATAGCAGCAAAACCTAATAAACTTCCAATAGCTTCATGATAACCACGATTTGCACCTTCACGAAGTAATGGTGGAACATTTGGATTGGTATACGCTTGGTAATAATAAATATGTCCTAATTCATGGTGAATCGTTTCATAGTAATCTGCATTTGGCTCAACACTCATTAAGCAGCGTAAGTCGTTTTCTAAATTCATGTGCCAAGCAGATGCATGATTGTTCTTTTTGTATGGTGCATCAGCAGGAAGTGGATACATGCTTGATTTTTCATAAAAACTAGCTGGAAGCGCATCAAAACCAATACTCTTATAGAAATTTTCACCTTCTTTTACTATCCATTCTGGATCTTTGTCGGCTAAAACGCCATCAATATCTAATCCTTCAACATTAACTAGGGAGCTCCAATCTTGTCCCCAACGATTAGGAAGCCAATGTGCTGGAAGATATTCTGGTACATCTGCATTAAATTTCTTTGCAAGTTCATGTCTTGCCCAAGTATGTAATTCTCTGTATAAAGGCCAAACTTCTTTAACCATTTTATTCATTTCATCACGCATTTCTTGTCTTGACATTCCGTAGCTAGACACTTGGTACGAGAAGTAATCGTCGTAACCTAGAGCTCCTACAGTTTCGTTACGCAATTTTCTTAAGTTTTCTAGTCCGTCTTTAAGACCTACGCCAACATTTTTAGATGCTTCCCAATTTGTTAAACGTTCAGCTTCATTGTTAGATTCTCTTAATACTTTATCAATGTCTCCAGTAGTTACTGAAGTTCCGTTGACTTTAAAATCATATCCAAAAAGCGCTTCGTTTTGAGCGTTTTCAGCAGCAATACGTTCTTTTACTAAATCTGATACTGTTTCAGGATTGTTTGCAGCCGAATATAGTATGGTGTTCAATTGACGTACTTGAACAATATCTAAATCATCTTTGCTTTCAAGAAATTTGCGTGTTTTTTCTATCACATCTGTACTTCCTGTGAATTTAGCAAAAGCTTCATTTGCTTTTTGAACCTTGTATGCATTTGTAGTGTCACCAGCTACAATTTTGGTGTTTGCATCCCATTCCGCTAGAGCAGAATCATAATATAATTTTGTAAATGTTGTGGAGTATTCGTCTAAAAATACTTGAACATCTTCTTTAGATACAGAAGTTATTTCTGTTTTTGTGGTATCTTCTTTACAAGAAAATACTGAAATGAAAATGGCAAAAAGTAAGATTGTTTTCTTCATCTTAAATTGATTTGTATTAGAGTTAGTTGATTATATTAGAGTTGTATTTTGTATTTGATTATTTTTCTTTTTTCTGAAGTTTGACAGTTTCAGTAAATCGGTTAATAGTGATTTTAGGGTTTGCAAACAAGTAAATTTCACTTGATCCAGAAGCTTCTATAATTATAGATTCTGTTACTTCTAGATAGGCATTTGTAGCAAATTCACAAGTTGCAGTACAGGTTTTTGCAGTGAAATTTTTACCATTAAATTGTGCATTGTTATCTGATACTAAAAGGAGATTATCTGTTGTTCCTTCGATATCTATATTTGCACGTTGATATAAATCAACTTTGGTTTCTTTAGAATTAATTAGTGCATC is part of the Psychroserpens ponticola genome and encodes:
- a CDS encoding M2 family metallopeptidase, which gives rise to MKKTILLFAIFISVFSCKEDTTKTEITSVSKEDVQVFLDEYSTTFTKLYYDSALAEWDANTKIVAGDTTNAYKVQKANEAFAKFTGSTDVIEKTRKFLESKDDLDIVQVRQLNTILYSAANNPETVSDLVKERIAAENAQNEALFGYDFKVNGTSVTTGDIDKVLRESNNEAERLTNWEASKNVGVGLKDGLENLRKLRNETVGALGYDDYFSYQVSSYGMSRQEMRDEMNKMVKEVWPLYRELHTWARHELAKKFNADVPEYLPAHWLPNRWGQDWSSLVNVEGLDIDGVLADKDPEWIVKEGENFYKSIGFDALPASFYEKSSMYPLPADAPYKKNNHASAWHMNLENDLRCLMSVEPNADYYETIHHELGHIYYYQAYTNPNVPPLLREGANRGYHEAIGSLLGFAAMQKPFLEGKGLVDADVKIDETQNLLKEALSNIVFLPFSAGVMTEFENALYAENLPKDQFNKKWWELAKKYQGMVPPTDRGEEFCDAASKTHINNDAAQYYDYAVSYILLFQFHDHISKNILKQDPHATNYFGSKDVGTFLRGVLETGANNDWRELLKQSVGSEMSAKPMLEYFNPLMDYLKEQNKGRTHTLPETL